ACAACATTAAAATCACCAATCACCAGCCATGGTAGCTTCAACTcatttatatttttcaaatcttCCCATAAACTTCTCCTATCAACTGTGAGACAAGCAGCATGAACCCATGTGACTAAAACTTCCCCAACCTTCACtgttattgattgctttgtagaTAACACCACTGTTGGATTGGATAAATAAGCATGCCAGAAAAGCCATATATTACCTTACACACTCAGTAGAATTATGAATAATCATTTTGTTCATACCAGGAAAATTCAATTGTTTTATAATACTCTTAGAAGCTCTTACTTTAGGTTCAGAAATCCACAAAAGAGAAGGACTAAAACTTTTAACTAAACTCCTTAGTTTGTCAGTAGCTTGAATTCTTTTCACACCTCTGACATTCCAGTATGCAACTCTCATAGAGATTGAGAATTGTGAGAAGCATTAGAGCTTCCCCCAACAGAATTATTACCAACTGAATTATTAGCTTGCTTTCTAGTAACCACATTTGGAGCAGTTTTAAATATTTTTCCTTTTGAAggcttattcatgtttttagctgGCTCCTGCTTACCATCCACCTCTAGCAAAACATTAAATTTACTAGGAGAAGCAAAATCTTTACCACCAGAtgaattttcttttgaaacattgagttTCCTTGCTTTAGTTGCTTTACCAGAAACATCTTTCCATTCACCCTCCTCCAAATTTGATAAAACTTGAGCAGTAATTACTTCAGCAGATTCCACTGTTgttattggagttatattgtgTATAGGAGGAATACTACTACCAAATTCTAGTAATTTCTCAACAGAAAGTTGTGGGAATTCTTGAGTAGAATCTAAGCTACCACTGAAACACATATTATCTTCATCAATAGTTTCTAGCTGCCGATTAAATGGAATCAAAATATTGTTACTTACTGCTTCCTGTGAAAATTGTTCTCCTTGAATATTTTGTTGAGGAGGAGGAAAAATGTCAAAACCCACCACAGGTTTAGCTGGAGCTTTCTTAGGAGTATACCTCCAATGTTGTTGAGGTGGTACATCATGTGTTTTCTCCTTTTGTGCTTGCTCTCTTCTCTTTATTCTACATTCTGCTACATAATATCCAATCATTTTACAATGATTACAGAATTTTGGAACATTATATACTCTAACTGCCTGTTCAAATTTACCATACTTAGATtcaatccaaactttatttggattTGCCTTTGATAAATCAACTTCAACCAAGATACTAGCATAGTATCCAATTTCTTTCTTCAATGTGGTGTCATCAACCCTACTTGATCTTCTAATTGCAGTACCCATTGTCATCAAAATATTCTCCTTCCAGTATTCAATGCTCAATCCTGGAAAAACAACCCAAACAAAAGCAGAAGAAGTTTTTTGAAGCTCTGGTTTGAAATCTCTCTCCCAATATCTGAGTCTAAGAACTTGAGTTTCCACTTCCCAAAAACCTTCATAAATGTGTTTCATATCCACACCATTCTCTAGCTTGATAATGAAAAAACCTCTACCAATTGGAATAATTTGACATTTACCAGTAAACTTCCATTGTTTTCTCAAGTTTGTTTCAGCAACTATCAATTTTAGCTTGACAAGATCTAATCTACCGATTAAACTAAACTTCCATTCTTCTAAACTTTCATCAATTACCACATCAGAAATAAAGACAGTAGCAGAATTATTCGGTGGACTCGAATCCTCACCAGATCTGAGATTTCTTGCAATCTCAAAATCCGATTGAGTTCTTAAATTTTCCGATATATTAACTTcatattttaatactaaaaacaaTCATTACGATCGGTGATTCACCTGAAGTAATTATCAGTAATTAATCAATGAAACTCACCTGAATTAAGTTGAAGTACACAAAAAACAAAGATTGAGAGAAAATTTTCGCCCGATTCACTCACCGAGATGCAGAGCTTGACTACTCTCGAAAGTCCTCCTCGAAATGgtcttctagtcgcaactagtatcacacatgaggtgtcgggattaggtttcccagttgctggagttctcccttatatagtcttcgaattagggtttgcaatcaatgttaccttggtaaaaagcattcaatattcaccgttagatgaaaacctgattagagtcaagctaatatctttcaactgttagaagAAACGTTCCTTCATTTAGAtacgagtaaccgtacctaaacatgtccacttggttggctcaacaatagttaatcgaagttagtcatatgaacactttcatatcaaccttgttcatctttatcacaactagttcaaatgacttaaatgaaaccagttataaagttgttcaattgtttatattctcatagaagtatacaagacataattgaagcaaaatcggttttgattcactcgaatcaattcatgaacattatagccaaggtttgcaaatattatattccttattatattaatgtatttattcatgagtatgtaaacataccgattttagaacttaacccactcaggtatgcaaacgggtacgcatacctaagttcccggacttggtcttgttcgccagtatgcagacgggtacgcatactgtcgttcatgaccgaactcagttgaattagtacgcatacgggtatgcatactatagttcccggacttcaactgttgaatcagtacgcatactggtaagcatactaaattctcggacttggaatacacatgcaccagttagcatacaagtatgcatactgtgctatatccaatcaaagattaattgttctaaactcccatttcaatcattgaaacattcctggaagacgagaatagttttctcacacaaactattagattcaaagcaattttcaagtgatcgaatgatcaatacgaaacattctgagtctacatcaaatgactgtctcacacaaatcatgtaagatgttactaggcgtttttcacatgatcatcttttgactttcgtcatgaataaaatatgaacttggataaaacgaaagcttaccaacacatatttcgagaaatatgtaagcgagttaaactctgctcgaaatatcaaatgtgtataatgtaaagtctatatagctatacgattttttctcaataggagatagaatagaaatagacttatgagtgatagatgagttcaagtctccacataccttttgttgatgaagttacacaagctcctcttagtagtttttcgtcttcaatcgatgaacgtcctgaagtctaaagctcaactacacattatatccaaATCCGAgatataactataagtagactggaaattaagacttacagttttgacaactaaacttgacaaacaagcttgagatagcaacacttgcgagttcgaccgagcagtgctctaacaacatatACAACCAAATCAAAGCAAACTAGAGTGATAAAAAAAGACGTATCTTTCCGAAAGAATAAAGGTGAAAACCATACTTGAAAATAAATAATGGTTTTTTGCTTATGTTCTCTTCTCTTCCCGTTTTTCCCTGTAGCCAAACTCCCTTCCCAAATCTCTTGTTTTCTGCGAGATTTCTAACTAGCCAAAAATACATAGCTAACTCCCTAGAAATTCCCAGATCAATAAAATCCccagaaatctagggttttggcacTAACAGGTATTTTGAAGTTCTTTTCTAAAATACCTCACGACTAACAAGGATTTCTAGGGAGTTTGAGTAACTCCCAAACTCTCTCACCACTAACAGGGATTTTAAAACACTTTtgcaaactcccccacgactaacaggggaTTTAGAAACTCTCTTGAACTACTTTAGAATCccctaaactctcccacgactaaccccctgtaaatcTAATCGAACACCTTCCATTTCTCCTCCCTTCTctctttcttctgctcctctctggaacatcatcaacatcatcatataTTCTTTAGGGAATCACAACTCGAATCTCATGATTTCATTCCAATCAACTCTAATGATTTCTTTCtccataagatttttttttatacctGCACTTATATCTGACTTTCTGTCTCTATCAGATATAATTGATGTTTTTCTCTCCAGATTTAATCGATTTATGTGTTTTTTTTATAAACCATAATATCATCTCTTTTGGTGCTTCTCTGTTTGGACTTAGAGTTTAAGTTTCAGTTTGGAATTTGGTTTATTGATTACAGGTATTGGTCATCTGGTTCGATTTTGAGCTAGGGTTAGTTTTTGTTTCGTTTAGAACTTGCATCTTAgtttcgattgatttttctttaaATCTTCATTTTATTTGTAGCGCGattctagggtttgaaattatttttgttcAATTTTCTTATTTGGGGTATTTGTCCGGGGTTTAATTTTTCACATATTTTGTATTTATGTTAGGTCAGACGACCATGACAGAGTTGTGATTCATCTCTTCTTATGTATTGTTGTTCCATTTCAGTATTTGTCGAATTCATCTCTTGATATGTATAACAGGTGGAAGTAATTTTTCACATATTCTGTTTCTCTAATATGTCTTACTTATGAAAGATTGCAGATTGTGTTAAGACTATAGTTAGAGGAGAAGGCACTCCTGCTCTCTTGAAGGTATAAATCTTACGTTTTGTCTCCTTTTTGAGTTCCATTGATAGTGAAGTGAAAGATTTGTACGCTTGAAGGTATACATCTCATATGCTTTTACTATATATTTAAGAGTAATTTTAGTATTTCAGAATTGACTTATGAACGAATTCATGGATTTGGTTGAGCTTCATCCACTGGGAAATTATCTAGTTGGTATGCCTAGAGAAGATAGTCTTTCAACTGAACAGAGAAAGAGACTCACCATAGACGTAGATTTGGTTGCTAACCCATCAATTATTTTCATGGATGAGCCAACATCGGCCCTTGATGCTAGGGATGCTGTAATTGTCATGCGAACAGTGAGAAACACGATAGATACAGGGGGAACCGTTGTCATCACTATTCATCAGCCTAGTATTGATATCTTCGAAGCATTTGATGAGGTATGACTCAAGCTTTTGTATCCTTGCAATCATCATTGTTATTTTAGGATTACTGCTAATTCGATAGAGTTTGCTTGCATCTTTTATTGATGAAAAGAGGAGGACAAGTCACATATGTTGGATCACTTGGTGCTCGTTCTCACAAGCTTGTAGAGTACTTGCAGGTGAGCATCCATTTCAATATTCAAACTCAACCGATAACCGAGAAAGAGTTCTTAATGTCCATGTGTGAAAAGTTTTTAATCAATACGATGATAACTTTTTGCAGTCTGTTCTGGGGATCCAAAGATTAGGGATGGATATAATCCTGCTACATGGATGCTTGATGTTAGCTCTTCTTCTGTTGAGGCTCATCTTGATGTATATTTTTCTGAAGTTTATGCTGACACTACCCTCTATCAGTAAGTAAAGTGGATCATCGTTTTGGTTGCTTATAAATCTATTATAATAGTGGCTTTATATTTATACTCAATCATTCTGCTGGATCACTTGGTGAAGACTATTAAAGGTAGGTGTGGGTTGTTAATTTGTCATACTTGGTCTATCTTCCCCATAACAGTTatattctgttagagcactgctcggtaaaactcgcaagcgttgctatctcaagcttgtttgtcaagtttagttgccaaaactataagtcttgatttctaatctacttatagctaagtctcggattaggatagtaagtgtacttgagcattagacttcacggcgttcat
Above is a genomic segment from Papaver somniferum cultivar HN1 chromosome 10, ASM357369v1, whole genome shotgun sequence containing:
- the LOC113315757 gene encoding uncharacterized protein LOC113315757; the protein is MELKKETKRKIYTFKRAGVPSPLTIVLTQSAIFHKTQSDFEIARNLRSGEDSSPPNNSATVFISDVVIDESLEEWKFSLIGRLDLVKLKLIVAETNLRKQWKFTGKCQIIPIGRGFFIIKLENGVDMKHIYEGFWEVETQVLRLRYWERDFKPELQKTSSAFVWVVFPGLSIEYWKENILMTMGTAIRRSSRVDDTTLKKEIGYYASILVEVDLSKANPNKVWIESKYGKFEQAVRVYNVPKFCNHCKMIGYYVAECRIKRREQAQKEKTHDVPPQQHWRYTPKKAPAKPVVGFDIFPPPQQNIQGEQFSQEAVSNNILIPFNRQLETIDEDNMCFSGSLDSTQEFPQLSVEKLLEFGSSIPPIHNITPITTVESAEVITAQVLSNLEEGEWKDVSGKATKARKLNVSKENSSGGKDFASPSKFNVLLEVDGKQEPAKNMNKPSKGKIFKTAPNVVTRKQANNSVGNNSVGGSSNASHNSQSL